In Bythopirellula goksoeyrii, a single window of DNA contains:
- a CDS encoding autotransporter-associated beta strand repeat-containing protein: MTCYLNSLRRLPVVLFILLVCCLVAVPTRATTFTWTGTGTNGNWADPFQWSGFSSPPTNGSNTDIVMQGSDTSPDIQDIFNNNLDYDIDSITLSSSYTGASAMILTGGELTVDNEIVNNDPQEFEFNSVIHMGDQFLGIRPNNGTIDFDSAVEVNFTGSTIAATGGGDVFFDGGISRAFILNDTSLTIFDGTFVRIGGSSSPIGTVNIFDGTLQINSSSNLPTTADVSVSSGSLFDLNNFSESIDRLTGSGSVDLGTATLTTGDTANFSFFGTIFGTGGITKDQSGIMTIEGSNTYSGATSITGGTLRLNGSGQLSSSTDVSVSSGATFDLNGISNQVDSISGAGTILLGGAVLTVDETAGTRNFTGNILESGEMQKNGAGTLSLGGNNTFTLLDINAGTLQVSSAGNLGSGNIELGSGTLQATASFTNARPILINSSTAVINVDTSDTLTQSGVISGSSNFTKLGNGTLSLNASNSHTGDININDGILAISSSNRINDASDITLLAGATFDLNGFSETVDTLSGTGGTVATDGGIITVDENSVSTYTYNGAITGSGGRLTKSGTHTMVLGGSNTYTGVTTINGGTLRLGSANRISNSSDLVVNGSGTFDLNNFTEAVDSITGSGLITLGSGTLTVVENSASTRTFSGSITGTGSLAKNGSHTLVLTGNNTFSGELSLSGGTLSVGASNNLGNTGANIVFFGGTLQTTGSFDNVREVFIGPFNSATFEVDTSTTLTQSDFITGDSTTTLNKTGGGTFVLSSASSGFGGLINITGGTFQFGSGDTVANSTDVTVAGGATFSLTQTEGIDALNGVGNVTIASGQLLEVGLDNSSSSFSGIISGANGQFSKAGNGVLTLSGSNTYTGSTSINGGTIMLSGAGRLADATDVNVTSGATFDLNNVSDAIDALTGAGAVTLGAGSSNTLTIGSNNGSGTFSGNISETGALTKVGSGTQTLSGNNTYSGTTSFDGGVLRTASTANLGSGNISFGGGTWEVTGSFTNSRQILFDIGVSGTINVDPGVTLTQSGTVFGGLSTLNKTDSGTLLLTASASPQNMNVNGGLLQFSGSGSLATGTNVTVDSGATWNLNGLDDSVATIAGAGSIQLNGFAELTVGANSPDTTFSGVISGNGLFIKDGNHRLTLSGTNTYSAGTRIDGGTLAISSDANLGNLGSPLIINNGILETANTVAINRNVYLFADEGTIATEGGLNLTTIAGLVEGDGTLIKSGNAGLGALVLTNNNTYTGGTIVETGTLTVSSNLNLGANAGGVTLMNGSVLNSTGTFTNLHSVTLDGGGGITVAGSQTLTQAIGIGGTGTLTKSGTGTLLLTAPATHAGNTIINAGTLQFGSGELPDAFDVTVDGAGDVWDLNGVSDAIDGLFGGGTVLLGGGTLTVGSNDGDGDFSGSIQETGSFVKIGPGTQILSGANTYVGSTQVLEGKLEITNDASLGDPSSTLLLSDGTLRTNTTFSTGRTTTIVSGSFETAPGTTLTFTSPIAGAGPLFKRETGTLELTQSNTYSGATNIFAGTLQLSGAGQLADTTDVLLAAQGTFDLTDLVDTIDSLSGSGSVALGNGTLTIGADNGAGNFSGIISGTGIGGEIVKEGAGTQVFSGANTYAGGTEINDGTLEISQDANLGELGGQVTFDGGTLHTTANIPNMVREMTVNSGDGTIEVDAATTLGIGGNIAGVGELTKTGDGTLTLSGISSYDGTNLLGGVLSVGFNFNLGTASGQLTIDGATLHTSNNFTTSRVTTIGPSGATFDVDEVLPGADHTHNGTIQGNAGANPFVKTGLGEMRLGSANTFIAPIHINQGKLSVNASNQLGSSSNAIAFGGGTWFVDGTFSNSRVVQLNQNGGTIEVAGGFSLTQNGVIEDGVNGPAGSLNKTGSGNLLLGTANTYSSGTNIQSGLLRLNSGGRLPDTTDVDVAASATWDLNNVSDAIDGLSGSGDVTLGSGELTVGSDDGGGTFSGTISETGSLVKVGIGTQFLRLNEVGEDTFPNTYTGGTQINGGTLDIEEDDNLGDPGGPLSFDGGTLQVAGNNGVSTSRLVTLNAGGGTVNTVGDNSLVTFSGVIDGAGFLRKNGQGTLTLAADNTYTGDTIVNSGILRLDGAGRIPDASYVTVEASGSMGEGLDLNDISDTIGGLEGSGDIHLGTATLTVGAAGGDFDGTIDGTGGVAKIGAGNLILAGVNTYMGGTAINGGSIEIGFNANLGNAAGPLSFDGGTLTTLGNFSTARATTMNAGGGTFNVPGSNTFTHNANIAGVGGLGKAGTGTLVLNAVSSYGGPTSVTGGTLQLGGSERLPNSTSLSVSAPGVFDLNNFNETIDGLSGNGSVDLTNAQLTVGISGGGGSFSGVVSGTGDLQKEGAGTQTLAGGTHTFSGATVVNGGELILNGGGSIDQTTLSVGFNNGSDGTTTVTDSGTMWDVSGNLTVGAQGIGRLNINNSANMTVGGQVLIGAGIGTGTLLVDGGTLDNSAGTGILVQDGTLGGSGDVLGNIINQDTVSPGTSAGILDLTGTYVQEITGLFSAEIGGTGAGQFDVLNVSSTASLAGNLELGILGFQPAPSDTFSILTAGTLVGEFGNVADGARLNITSGGTGSFQVDYNATSVILSDFQGTAVTTGDFDFDGDVDGRDFLVWQRGGSPNGINSGDLALWQAEYGNTLPLTATNTTVPEPTGLFCAIALVVALVASPAARLRQL; encoded by the coding sequence ATGACATGCTACCTGAATTCATTGCGCCGTTTGCCAGTTGTGCTCTTCATACTACTTGTCTGTTGTCTCGTGGCAGTACCGACTCGAGCGACCACCTTTACCTGGACCGGTACAGGAACGAATGGCAATTGGGCAGATCCCTTCCAGTGGAGCGGATTTTCAAGCCCACCCACCAACGGCAGTAACACCGACATCGTCATGCAAGGGAGCGATACATCGCCGGATATTCAGGATATCTTCAACAACAACCTCGATTACGACATCGATTCGATCACCTTGTCCTCTTCCTACACGGGTGCTTCAGCGATGATACTTACTGGAGGTGAGTTAACGGTCGATAACGAAATCGTCAACAATGACCCTCAGGAATTTGAATTCAACTCTGTCATCCACATGGGAGATCAGTTTCTCGGCATTCGTCCGAATAATGGCACTATCGATTTCGATTCTGCCGTGGAGGTCAATTTTACAGGCTCTACGATCGCTGCAACTGGCGGGGGAGACGTCTTCTTCGACGGAGGGATCTCAAGGGCCTTCATCCTCAATGACACCAGCTTGACCATCTTCGACGGTACTTTTGTGCGCATCGGCGGCAGCAGTAGTCCCATCGGCACGGTCAATATCTTTGATGGAACTTTACAGATTAACTCCAGTTCGAACTTGCCAACCACAGCCGATGTCTCAGTCTCCAGTGGAAGTCTATTCGATCTGAACAACTTTAGCGAAAGCATCGACCGACTAACCGGATCGGGCTCGGTCGATTTGGGAACCGCGACACTGACGACTGGCGATACAGCAAATTTTAGCTTCTTCGGTACGATTTTCGGTACCGGCGGTATAACTAAAGACCAATCCGGTATTATGACCATTGAAGGGAGTAACACCTATTCCGGCGCCACCTCGATTACCGGTGGTACACTGAGGCTTAATGGCTCGGGGCAACTTTCTAGCTCGACTGACGTGAGTGTTTCCTCAGGTGCCACCTTTGACCTCAACGGCATCAGCAATCAAGTCGATTCGATCTCTGGCGCAGGCACGATCCTTCTGGGAGGTGCCGTTCTCACGGTCGATGAAACCGCCGGAACACGGAACTTCACCGGCAACATCCTCGAATCTGGCGAAATGCAGAAAAACGGTGCCGGTACGCTTTCGTTAGGTGGCAACAACACCTTTACGCTGTTAGATATTAACGCTGGCACCCTACAGGTTAGCAGTGCAGGAAATCTTGGCAGTGGCAATATTGAGTTGGGCAGCGGCACTCTCCAAGCCACCGCGTCATTTACCAATGCCAGACCGATCCTAATCAATTCATCAACGGCAGTCATCAACGTGGACACCAGCGACACACTCACCCAGTCGGGAGTGATTTCAGGGAGTAGTAATTTCACCAAACTAGGCAACGGCACACTGAGCTTGAACGCTAGTAATTCACATACTGGTGACATCAACATTAACGACGGGATTCTCGCCATTAGTAGTAGTAACCGCATCAACGATGCCTCGGATATTACCCTTCTGGCGGGTGCTACTTTTGATCTCAATGGGTTTTCCGAAACCGTCGATACTCTCTCGGGAACCGGTGGGACTGTTGCCACCGATGGAGGCATCATAACGGTCGATGAGAATTCCGTATCCACCTACACATACAATGGAGCAATCACCGGCTCAGGGGGGCGATTGACTAAGTCCGGCACTCACACGATGGTCCTCGGTGGGAGTAATACGTACACAGGCGTGACGACGATCAACGGCGGCACGTTGCGGCTTGGCAGTGCAAATCGCATCAGCAATTCTTCCGACTTGGTGGTGAATGGGTCGGGTACTTTCGATCTCAATAATTTCACTGAGGCTGTTGATTCGATCACCGGTAGTGGCTTGATTACCTTGGGAAGCGGCACGCTCACCGTCGTTGAGAACAGCGCCTCAACCCGTACGTTCAGCGGTTCGATCACCGGTACGGGCAGTCTGGCGAAAAACGGTTCTCACACTTTGGTACTCACTGGAAATAACACCTTCAGTGGGGAACTCTCACTTTCGGGTGGAACTCTTTCGGTTGGCGCGAGTAATAATCTTGGCAACACAGGAGCAAACATCGTTTTCTTTGGGGGAACACTCCAAACCACTGGTTCGTTTGACAATGTTCGTGAGGTGTTCATTGGGCCTTTCAATTCCGCAACATTCGAGGTAGATACGTCTACCACCCTTACCCAATCGGACTTTATCACTGGGGATTCGACCACGACCCTGAATAAAACTGGTGGGGGCACTTTTGTACTCAGCAGTGCCAGCTCGGGCTTTGGAGGCCTGATCAACATTACAGGTGGTACTTTTCAATTTGGTTCGGGCGATACCGTTGCTAACTCAACGGATGTGACTGTTGCTGGGGGTGCGACCTTCTCCCTCACGCAGACTGAAGGAATAGACGCTTTGAACGGTGTTGGAAACGTGACGATCGCCAGTGGCCAACTTCTTGAAGTCGGACTGGACAATTCCAGTTCATCGTTTAGCGGCATCATTTCCGGTGCCAATGGCCAGTTCAGTAAGGCGGGCAACGGCGTGCTTACTTTATCCGGCAGCAACACCTATACGGGATCTACCTCCATCAACGGTGGAACCATTATGCTCTCTGGAGCAGGTCGTCTCGCTGATGCGACCGATGTCAACGTTACTTCTGGCGCAACTTTTGACCTGAATAATGTCTCCGATGCGATCGATGCCTTGACCGGTGCGGGGGCTGTCACCTTGGGCGCAGGTAGCTCCAATACGCTCACCATTGGCAGCAATAACGGCAGCGGCACGTTCAGCGGAAATATTTCGGAGACGGGTGCTTTGACCAAGGTAGGGAGCGGCACTCAGACACTTTCGGGGAATAATACCTATTCTGGCACTACTTCATTCGATGGGGGTGTCCTCAGAACCGCCAGCACAGCCAATCTGGGCAGCGGCAATATCAGCTTTGGTGGTGGAACCTGGGAAGTGACTGGGTCGTTTACCAATTCACGGCAGATTTTATTCGATATCGGTGTCTCAGGCACAATTAACGTCGATCCTGGTGTCACACTCACCCAGTCGGGGACCGTCTTCGGCGGGCTATCGACGCTTAATAAGACCGACTCCGGCACGCTTTTGCTCACGGCTTCGGCGTCGCCCCAAAATATGAACGTCAATGGCGGTCTCCTCCAATTCTCCGGCAGTGGAAGCTTAGCCACGGGAACTAATGTTACAGTCGACAGCGGCGCTACCTGGAACCTCAACGGCCTTGACGACAGTGTGGCGACGATCGCAGGTGCGGGCTCAATCCAGTTGAATGGTTTTGCCGAGTTGACTGTTGGCGCGAACTCTCCGGACACCACTTTTTCGGGTGTCATCAGCGGTAATGGGCTCTTTATTAAAGATGGAAATCATCGTCTGACTTTGAGCGGAACCAATACCTATTCTGCTGGCACCCGTATTGACGGCGGCACTCTGGCGATCTCTAGCGATGCAAATCTTGGAAATCTCGGTTCGCCTTTGATTATCAATAACGGAATCTTAGAAACAGCAAACACCGTAGCAATTAATCGCAATGTGTATTTATTTGCAGACGAAGGTACGATCGCCACAGAAGGAGGCCTTAACCTCACGACAATTGCAGGTCTTGTAGAAGGAGACGGTACACTCATCAAGAGTGGAAATGCTGGGCTCGGTGCCTTAGTACTCACGAACAACAACACTTACACCGGGGGGACCATCGTCGAAACTGGCACTCTTACGGTCTCGTCCAATTTGAACCTTGGTGCCAACGCCGGCGGAGTCACCTTAATGAATGGTTCCGTGCTCAATTCGACAGGCACTTTTACCAACTTGCACTCAGTCACATTGGATGGAGGTGGGGGAATTACTGTGGCAGGCTCTCAGACTCTCACGCAAGCTATTGGAATCGGTGGGACGGGGACACTGACCAAGAGTGGGACAGGAACGCTCCTGTTGACAGCCCCAGCCACCCATGCAGGGAATACGATCATCAATGCTGGTACACTTCAATTTGGTTCGGGAGAACTCCCCGATGCCTTCGACGTGACTGTAGATGGTGCGGGAGACGTCTGGGACCTTAACGGGGTGAGTGACGCGATCGACGGCTTATTCGGGGGTGGTACGGTCCTGTTAGGTGGGGGCACACTCACCGTCGGCAGCAACGATGGTGATGGCGACTTCAGTGGTTCGATTCAAGAGACGGGGTCTTTTGTGAAGATCGGTCCTGGTACGCAAATTCTCAGTGGAGCCAATACTTATGTTGGGAGCACACAGGTATTAGAAGGGAAGCTTGAAATCACAAACGATGCTAGCCTTGGTGACCCTTCCTCTACTCTATTGCTTAGTGACGGGACACTTCGCACGAACACGACGTTTTCCACTGGACGTACTACGACCATCGTTTCTGGTTCCTTTGAAACCGCGCCGGGGACGACTCTTACATTTACGAGTCCAATTGCTGGTGCGGGCCCACTATTTAAAAGAGAAACGGGCACTCTCGAACTTACTCAATCAAACACTTACTCTGGTGCAACAAATATCTTTGCGGGAACGCTACAGCTTTCGGGTGCCGGTCAACTTGCTGATACTACCGATGTCTTGCTCGCGGCTCAGGGCACCTTCGACCTGACCGATCTCGTCGACACGATCGATTCGCTCAGCGGAAGCGGCTCTGTCGCTTTGGGCAACGGCACACTCACGATTGGTGCCGACAATGGCGCCGGCAACTTTAGTGGTATCATCAGCGGCACTGGCATCGGGGGTGAGATTGTCAAGGAAGGAGCCGGCACGCAGGTCTTCTCAGGCGCAAACACTTATGCCGGCGGTACCGAGATCAACGACGGAACGCTGGAGATTTCTCAAGACGCCAACCTCGGCGAACTCGGCGGTCAGGTTACCTTCGATGGCGGTACCCTTCACACCACCGCCAACATCCCCAACATGGTCCGCGAAATGACGGTGAACTCGGGTGATGGCACTATTGAAGTCGACGCTGCTACGACTCTCGGCATTGGCGGCAATATCGCCGGTGTAGGCGAGCTGACAAAAACGGGCGACGGCACGCTCACTCTCAGTGGTATCTCTTCCTACGATGGAACTAACCTTCTCGGGGGCGTGTTGAGCGTCGGCTTCAATTTCAATTTAGGCACCGCCAGCGGACAACTCACGATCGATGGAGCGACGTTGCACACCAGCAACAACTTCACCACCTCGCGAGTCACTACTATCGGACCTAGTGGCGCAACTTTCGATGTCGATGAGGTACTGCCCGGTGCCGACCATACGCACAACGGCACCATTCAGGGCAATGCCGGCGCCAATCCTTTCGTCAAGACCGGACTTGGCGAAATGCGGCTTGGCAGCGCGAATACGTTCATCGCGCCAATTCATATCAACCAGGGCAAACTCTCGGTCAATGCTTCCAACCAGCTTGGAAGTAGCTCGAACGCGATCGCTTTCGGCGGCGGAACTTGGTTTGTTGACGGCACGTTTAGTAATTCTCGAGTCGTCCAACTCAATCAAAATGGTGGAACCATCGAAGTTGCGGGAGGTTTCTCGCTCACACAAAATGGCGTGATCGAAGATGGCGTGAACGGACCCGCCGGATCCTTGAACAAGACAGGTAGCGGCAACCTCCTGCTCGGAACCGCTAACACGTATTCCAGCGGCACGAACATTCAAAGTGGACTGCTACGACTCAACAGTGGCGGCAGATTGCCGGATACAACGGATGTCGATGTGGCTGCTAGCGCCACCTGGGATCTCAACAATGTTAGCGATGCGATCGACGGACTCAGCGGTAGCGGTGATGTCACCCTCGGCTCTGGTGAACTCACCGTAGGCAGTGACGACGGCGGTGGGACGTTTAGCGGTACGATCAGCGAAACCGGCTCGCTCGTTAAGGTTGGAATTGGCACACAGTTTTTACGACTCAATGAGGTCGGCGAGGACACCTTCCCCAACACGTATACTGGAGGAACACAGATCAACGGCGGCACGCTGGATATTGAGGAAGACGACAATCTTGGTGATCCTGGTGGACCGCTGAGCTTCGACGGAGGCACCTTGCAGGTTGCCGGCAACAATGGCGTTTCAACCTCCCGGTTGGTTACCCTCAACGCTGGTGGCGGCACGGTCAACACTGTTGGAGATAATTCCCTCGTGACGTTCTCCGGCGTCATCGATGGTGCCGGCTTCTTACGCAAGAATGGCCAGGGCACACTCACTCTTGCCGCAGACAATACCTACACGGGGGACACGATCGTTAATAGTGGCATTCTCAGACTCGACGGTGCGGGTCGTATTCCTGACGCGTCATACGTCACGGTCGAGGCCAGTGGATCGATGGGCGAGGGACTCGACTTGAACGACATCAGCGATACGATCGGGGGACTCGAAGGGAGCGGCGACATCCATTTGGGAACTGCCACTCTGACCGTAGGTGCTGCCGGTGGTGATTTCGATGGAACCATCGACGGGACAGGTGGCGTGGCCAAAATCGGCGCCGGGAATCTGATCTTGGCCGGCGTCAACACCTACATGGGAGGTACGGCCATCAACGGCGGCTCCATCGAGATTGGCTTCAACGCCAACCTTGGCAACGCGGCCGGACCACTGAGTTTCGACGGTGGCACGTTGACGACGTTAGGGAACTTTAGCACCGCCCGCGCGACGACCATGAATGCAGGCGGCGGTACCTTTAATGTGCCGGGTTCCAATACCTTCACCCACAATGCCAACATTGCCGGCGTGGGGGGGCTCGGCAAGGCGGGAACCGGCACACTCGTATTGAACGCCGTCAGTAGCTACGGTGGCCCCACATCCGTCACGGGCGGCACGCTTCAACTGGGCGGTTCCGAGCGTTTGCCAAACTCGACTAGCCTAAGCGTAAGCGCGCCAGGTGTGTTCGACCTGAATAACTTTAACGAAACTATCGACGGATTGTCGGGCAATGGGTCGGTCGATCTTACCAATGCTCAGTTGACCGTTGGCATCTCTGGCGGTGGCGGCAGCTTTAGTGGTGTCGTCAGCGGAACAGGCGACCTTCAGAAAGAAGGAGCCGGTACACAAACTCTCGCCGGCGGGACGCACACATTTTCTGGCGCCACCGTCGTCAACGGCGGCGAGCTAATCCTCAACGGCGGAGGCAGCATCGACCAGACTACGCTCTCGGTCGGATTCAACAACGGTAGCGACGGCACGACCACGGTCACCGATTCCGGAACCATGTGGGATGTCAGCGGAAATCTTACGGTCGGAGCACAGGGAATCGGACGTCTCAACATCAACAATAGTGCCAACATGACCGTCGGCGGCCAGGTGCTGATCGGCGCCGGCATCGGTACTGGTACCCTCTTGGTCGATGGCGGGACACTCGACAACTCCGCCGGCACGGGCATCCTGGTGCAGGACGGCACACTCGGCGGCAGTGGCGACGTTCTTGGCAACATCATCAATCAGGACACTGTCTCACCAGGCACCTCTGCGGGCATCTTGGATCTCACAGGTACCTATGTACAAGAAATCACCGGCTTATTCTCCGCCGAAATTGGTGGAACCGGTGCAGGGCAGTTTGATGTGCTCAACGTCTCTAGCACCGCCTCGCTGGCGGGCAACTTGGAACTGGGAATCTTGGGATTCCAGCCCGCTCCGAGTGACACCTTTTCGATCCTTACCGCCGGTACGTTGGTCGGCGAGTTCGGCAATGTCGCCGACGGAGCGCGGCTTAATATCACCAGCGGCGGAACTGGTTCGTTCCAGGTCGACTACAATGCCACAAGTGTTATTCTAAGCGACTTCCAGGGAACCGCCGTGACCACCGGCGACTTTGATTTTGACGGCGACGTCGATGGTCGGGATTTTCTGGTTTGGCAACGGGGTGGTTCACCCAACGGGATCAATAGCGGCGACCTGGCGTTGTGGCAGGCAGAGTATGGAAACACATTGCCGCTGACGGCAACAAATACCACGGTGCCGGAACCTACTGGCCTGTTTTGTGCAATTGCATTGGTCGTAGCCCTCGTGGCGTCTCCCGCCGCCAGATTGCGGCAGCTATGA
- a CDS encoding universal stress protein, protein MKQFKNILVGVDLSQGDRLVSDELPPPTLEAIERALWLAKLNSARLLFFNAIDISAAAQRMIDESEGEKNSVQEESKSVLLGLVARAAEYGVTADSEVTFGKSWVEIIRRVLIRDHDLVVVGTRHLSATWSVIIGSTGIKLLRKCPCPVWITQPQENKQIESILVAHDLKPVGDLAMELGCSMARLHDAQLHVLHSVEFPEFDNAFEQHVADDKMAFYRSNAKGHIEAQLANCNLTKTPRIHLVTGSADLAVLEHIAKYNIQLLTMGTIARSGIPGFITGNTAERLLPGIPCSVLAVKPADFVSPVTL, encoded by the coding sequence ATGAAGCAATTCAAGAACATCTTGGTGGGTGTTGACCTCTCGCAGGGAGATCGACTTGTTTCCGATGAATTGCCACCACCCACATTAGAAGCCATTGAGCGCGCTTTATGGCTGGCAAAGCTAAACTCGGCGCGACTTCTATTTTTCAACGCAATCGATATTTCTGCAGCGGCTCAGCGAATGATTGACGAATCTGAGGGAGAAAAGAACTCCGTTCAAGAAGAGTCTAAGAGTGTTCTTCTGGGTTTGGTGGCGCGGGCTGCTGAATACGGAGTGACTGCCGACTCTGAAGTCACGTTCGGCAAGAGCTGGGTGGAAATCATTCGCCGGGTTCTCATCAGGGATCATGATCTCGTTGTGGTCGGCACTCGCCACCTAAGTGCGACATGGAGTGTCATCATAGGAAGTACGGGAATCAAGTTGCTGAGAAAATGCCCTTGCCCCGTTTGGATCACTCAGCCTCAGGAGAACAAACAGATCGAGTCCATTCTTGTGGCCCACGATCTCAAACCGGTTGGCGATTTGGCAATGGAGCTGGGTTGCTCGATGGCAAGGCTTCATGATGCTCAACTGCACGTACTTCATTCAGTCGAATTTCCTGAATTCGACAATGCGTTTGAGCAGCACGTTGCCGATGACAAAATGGCATTCTACCGATCCAATGCGAAAGGTCATATTGAAGCACAATTGGCGAATTGCAACTTAACTAAGACTCCACGCATACACCTGGTCACGGGATCGGCTGATCTCGCGGTGCTGGAACACATCGCCAAATACAACATTCAATTGCTCACCATGGGGACAATTGCGCGCTCAGGGATTCCGGGTTTTATAACCGGGAATACTGCCGAACGATTGCTGCCAGGCATTCCATGTTCGGTTCTTGCTGTAAAGCCAGCGGATTTTGTCTCACCGGTGACATTGTAG